The proteins below come from a single Bacteroidales bacterium genomic window:
- a CDS encoding transcriptional repressor — MEKTGKTDKHLSKHGIKPSYQRIQIFDYLIKNRNHPTVDMIYKELVGEIPTLSKTTVYNTLKLFQEKGIVLIINIEDNETRFDADISNHGHFKCKKCGEIFDFELNENMLNFVKLKNYTIDEQHVYLKGICPKCKQK, encoded by the coding sequence ATGGAAAAAACCGGCAAAACAGATAAACATTTATCAAAACACGGGATAAAGCCGTCTTATCAAAGGATTCAAATATTTGACTATCTGATAAAAAACAGAAATCATCCGACTGTTGATATGATTTACAAGGAGTTAGTCGGAGAAATTCCAACCTTATCAAAAACAACAGTTTATAACACTTTAAAATTGTTTCAAGAAAAAGGAATAGTATTAATAATTAATATTGAAGACAACGAAACTCGATTTGATGCAGATATTTCAAATCACGGGCACTTTAAGTGTAAAAAATGTGGTGAAATATTTGACTTTGAGTTAAATGAAAATATGCTTAATTTCGTAAAACTTAAAAATTATACAATAGACGAACAACATGTTTATTTAAAAGGAATTTGTCCGAAATGTAAACAGAAATAA
- a CDS encoding FprA family A-type flavoprotein codes for MKIKEIKENIFSVGAIDRDVRNFHGYLTQRGTTYNAYLVIDEKITLIDTVKANFADNLISRIKQIIDPSKIDYIISNHVEQDHSGAIPKILEYAPNATIITCPNGDKGLRAHYKKDWNFKIVKTGDKVSLGKRSLEFVLTPMVHWPDNMVAYMPEEKILFSNDSFGQHYASSERFDDECPLDIIIEEAKKYYANIVLPYGKQVQKELEAASALDIEMIAPSHGVIWRSNINKIIPLYQKWSKNETIKKAVIVYDTMWKSTEIMANALQEVFEEKDFSTSVRNLQFNHISDIMTELIDAEYICVGSPTLNSTMMPSVAGFLTYMSGLAPKGRKAISFGSYGWGGKTMDEINNFFEKTGFDIIASEKIKYIPGEEELEQFKKLLSEKIL; via the coding sequence ATGAAAATAAAAGAAATTAAAGAAAACATCTTCAGTGTAGGAGCAATTGACCGGGATGTAAGAAATTTCCACGGATACTTAACACAAAGAGGCACAACTTATAATGCTTATCTTGTAATTGATGAGAAAATTACATTAATTGACACTGTAAAAGCAAATTTTGCAGATAATTTAATATCAAGAATAAAACAAATTATTGACCCGTCAAAAATTGACTATATTATTTCGAATCATGTTGAACAGGACCATTCGGGTGCAATACCTAAAATATTGGAATATGCTCCTAATGCAACAATTATAACTTGCCCAAACGGAGATAAGGGTTTAAGAGCACATTATAAAAAGGATTGGAATTTTAAGATTGTAAAAACAGGGGATAAAGTTTCACTCGGTAAAAGATCTTTAGAGTTTGTTTTAACTCCTATGGTACATTGGCCCGATAATATGGTAGCATATATGCCGGAGGAAAAAATTCTGTTTTCAAACGATTCCTTTGGGCAACATTATGCATCATCAGAAAGATTCGATGATGAGTGCCCGTTGGATATTATAATAGAGGAAGCAAAAAAATATTATGCAAATATTGTTCTTCCGTACGGAAAACAAGTACAAAAAGAATTAGAGGCAGCATCTGCTCTTGATATAGAAATGATTGCCCCGAGTCACGGAGTTATTTGGAGAAGTAATATCAATAAAATTATTCCGCTGTATCAAAAATGGAGTAAAAACGAAACAATTAAAAAAGCTGTTATTGTTTATGACACTATGTGGAAATCGACTGAAATTATGGCTAATGCCCTACAGGAAGTCTTTGAGGAAAAAGATTTCAGCACTTCAGTAAGAAACCTGCAGTTCAATCATATTTCAGATATTATGACAGAACTTATTGATGCCGAATATATTTGTGTAGGTTCACCTACTTTAAATTCAACAATGATGCCGTCGGTAGCCGGTTTCCTTACATACATGAGTGGCCTTGCTCCGAAAGGCAGAAAAGCAATATCTTTTGGCTCCTACGGATGGGGAGGCAAAACAATGGATGAAATAAATAATTTTTTCGAAAAAACAGGATTTGATATAATTGCAAGTGAAAAAATTAAGTATATTCCGGGCGAAGAGGAATTAGAACAGTTTAAAAAACTGTTATCAGAAAAGATTTTGTAA
- a CDS encoding 4Fe-4S binding protein has translation MIREIVKIDEELCDGCGLCVPNCHEGALQIIDGKARLISDLMCDGLGACIGHCPQDAITIEQRKAEPYDEIKVMTGMVKKGKNVVVAHLKHLKDHGEDAYLNEGMTYLLNHKNEIDLDVEEIINEVKGINKTEHQEQKSACGCPSSQEMSFTANSEKESTIEPENLKSELTHWPVQMHLVNPNASYYRNSDIVIAADCVAYSTGNFHKEYLKGKSLGIACPKLDSNTEVYIEKFRQMIDEAKVNTITVMIMQVPCCSGLVQMIKSAASKADRKVPVKLIVVGIKGEILDEYWL, from the coding sequence ATGATAAGAGAAATTGTAAAAATAGACGAAGAGTTATGCGACGGATGCGGTTTATGTGTGCCTAATTGTCATGAAGGAGCTTTACAGATTATTGACGGAAAAGCAAGACTGATAAGCGATTTGATGTGTGACGGACTTGGTGCTTGCATAGGTCATTGCCCACAGGATGCAATTACAATTGAACAACGTAAAGCCGAACCTTATGATGAAATAAAAGTAATGACAGGTATGGTAAAGAAAGGCAAAAATGTTGTAGTTGCCCACTTGAAGCATTTGAAAGATCACGGAGAAGATGCTTATCTTAATGAAGGTATGACTTACCTGTTAAACCATAAAAACGAAATAGATTTAGATGTGGAAGAAATTATTAATGAAGTAAAAGGTATAAATAAAACGGAGCATCAAGAGCAAAAATCTGCTTGTGGATGTCCGAGTTCGCAGGAGATGAGTTTTACGGCAAACAGTGAAAAAGAAAGTACGATTGAACCTGAAAACCTGAAATCAGAATTAACACATTGGCCGGTTCAAATGCACTTGGTTAATCCTAATGCATCATATTACAGAAATTCAGATATTGTAATTGCTGCTGACTGTGTGGCTTATTCAACAGGGAACTTTCATAAAGAGTACTTAAAAGGAAAAAGTTTAGGGATTGCATGTCCAAAATTAGATTCAAATACAGAGGTTTATATCGAGAAATTCAGGCAAATGATTGATGAAGCCAAAGTAAATACAATAACAGTAATGATCATGCAGGTACCTTGTTGCAGTGGTTTAGTTCAGATGATAAAATCGGCTGCTTCAAAAGCTGATCGTAAAGTACCTGTTAAGCTGATAGTTGTGGGAATTAAAGGTGAAATTCTTGATGAATATTGGTTATAA